One Prionailurus bengalensis isolate Pbe53 chromosome D3, Fcat_Pben_1.1_paternal_pri, whole genome shotgun sequence genomic region harbors:
- the RNF215 gene encoding RING finger protein 215: protein MGPAARPVLRSPPPPPPPPPSPLLLLLPLLPLWLGLAGPGAAADGSEPAARAGRGGARAVRVDVRLPRQDALILEGVRIGPEADPAPTLGGRLLLMDIVDAEQEVPVEGWIAVAYVGKEQAAQFHQESQGSGPQAYPKALVQQMRRALFLGASALLLLILNHNVVRELDISQLLLRPVIVLHYSSNVTKLLEALLQRTQATAEITSGESLSANIEWKLTLWTTCGLSKDGYGGWQDLVCLGGSRAQEQKPLQQLWNAILLVAMLLCTGLVVQAQRQASRQSQREPGGQVDLFKRRVVRRLASLKTRRCRLGRAAQGPPEPGAETCAVCLDYFCNKQWLRVLPCKHEFHRDCVDPWLMLQQTCPLCKFNVLGNRYSDD from the exons ATGGGCCCCGCCGCTCGCCCCGTTCTGAGGTCGCCCCCGCCgcctcctccgccgccgccgtcgccacTGCTACTGCTGCTGCCCCTGCTGCCGCTCTGGCTGGGCCTGGCGGGACCCGGCGCCGCGGCGGACGGCAGCGAGCCTGCGgccagggcggggcggggcggggcccgcGCCGTGAGGGTGGACGTGAGGCTGCCGCGACAGGACGCTCTGATCCTGGAGGGCGTCAGGATTGGCCCCGAAGCCGACCCAGCACCCACGCTGGGCGGTCGCCTGCTGCTG ATGGACATCGTGGATGCTGAGCAGGAGGTGCCGGTAGAAGGCTGGATTGCAGTGGCATACGTGGGCAAGGAGCAGGCGGCCCAGTTCCACCAGGAGAGTCAGGGCAGCGGCCCGCAGGCCTATCCTAAGGCCCTGGTCCAGCAG ATGCGGAGAGCACTCTTCCTGGgagcctctgccctgctcctccTCATCTTGAACCACAACGTGGTCCGAGAG CTAGACATATCGCAGCTTCTGCTCAGACCAGTGATTGTCCTCCATTATTCCTCCAATGTCACCAAGCTACTGGAGGCACTGCTGCA GAGGACCCAGGCCACAGCTGAGATCACCAGCGGAGAGTCCCTGTCAGCCAATATCGAGTGGAAGCTGACCCTGTGGACCACCTGTGGCCTCTCCAAGGATGGCTACGGAGGATGGCAGGACTTGGTGTGCCTGGGAGGCAGTCGGGCCCAGGAGCAG AAGCCCCTGCAGCAGCTGTGGAACGCCATCCTGCTGGTGGCCATGCTCCTGTGCACAGGCCTTGTGGTCCAGGCCCAGCGGCAGGCATCAAGGCAGAGCCAGCGGGAGCCCGGAGGCCAG GTAGATCTGTTTAAGCGCCGTGTGGTGCGGAGACTGGCATCCCTCAAGACCCGGCGCTGCCGTCTGGGTAGGGCAGCACAGGGGCCCCCAGAGCCTGGTGCTGAGACTTGCGCCGTGTGTTTGGACTACTTCTGCAACAAGCAG TGGCTCCGGGTGCTGCCCTGTAAGCACGAGTTTCACCGAGACTGCGTGGACCCCTGGCTGATGCTCCAGCAGACCTGCCCTCTGTGCAAATTCAATGTGCTGG GGAACCGCTACTCAGATGATTAG